In the Sandaracinus amylolyticus genome, CGTGAGGATGAAGAGCGGCGTGGAGTCCTCGGGCAGCGCGTGATTCGGGTTGTCGAGGTGCGAGCCGAGGTGGAGCAGCACCGCGACCAGCAGGCTCCCGCCGGTGCGACGGTAGAACCACGTGTACACGACGTTGCCGACGATGATGAGCACGATGCCGACGAGCACCTGCGTCATCGTCATCCCGACGCTGACGAACATCGGCAAGTGCCACACGCCCCAGAGCACGCCGAGGATCGCCGTCGCTCGTCGCGCACCGTGGCGCGCGATCAAGCGCGGCAGCGCGTAGCCGCGCCATCCGATCTCCTCGCAGATCGGCACGAAGAGGATCGCGCCGAAGTGCTCGGGCCGCTCCGGGAGATAGACCCACGGCCCTCCGCCGGACCCCGGCACCAGCGCGTACACCGCGCGCCCCGCGACGTAGACGAGCCCGGGCAGCCCGAGCGCGAGCACCAGCCACATCGGGCCGACGCGCCACGCGCCGAGCCCTCGCAGCATCGTGCGCACGGCCGCCCATCCACCTTCGCGACGCGCCGCGAGGATCGCGGCGATCGCGGGCGAGAACACCGCGAGCGGTGCCGCCGCCATGTACGTCTCGGGCGCGCCGGGCAACACGCCGAGCGCCGCGAGCGAAGGCGGCAGCAGCGAGAGCCACGTCAGCAGGAACGCGATGCCGAAGTAGAACGTCGTGGGGGGCAGCATGGGCCTGGTTTCGACCACGCGCGCGCGGCGCGGTTCCCGGAGACGATTCTAATCGCAACCAATTGGTTGCACGTCCAGCACCACGTCGTCGACGAGCGCCTCGAACGTGCCCTGGCTCGGGTCGGACCACGCGACCCCGACCAGCACCCGGTCGTAGTCGCCCGCGGGATACGAGTCGACGCCGGTGGCCGACACCACGCGCTCGCCGTCGAGGAAGAGCTCGAGCTCGCCGTCGCCGTCCGACACGCCCACGTGCAGCTCGACGCAGACCCACTCGTCCGCGGGGAAGCGCAGCTCGTCGGGCGCGTCGAACGTGCCCGCCTCGACGCCGAAGACCTCGACCCGCCCGTCGCGCACGACGTTCACGTCGATGCCGAACACGTCGCTGCCCTGGTGCTCGAGCGCGAGCAGGTTCACGCCGACGCTCGGGCTCGGCGCGGGCACCCGCACGAACGCGCGCAGCCAGAGATCGCCCGACGCGATCGGCGTGAAGCGGCGATGCACGAACGCGGTCGCGCCGCTGCCACCCATCTCGGCGCGCAGCGCGCGCTCGCCGCGATGCACGGCCGCGGTCGTGGTCCCGACCATCCCGTCGTCGCGCGTCGTGAGCGACCAGTACGTGCCGACGTCCCCCTCGAAGCCCGAGCACACGAGCGCACCGGCGTGCTGCGACGCGCACTCGTCGATCGACGGCGGCGCATCGAGGGTGCCTCCGTCGCCCGAGCCCACGTCGTAGCCGACGCGGCCGCAGCCCACGAGCAGCACCATCGCGAGCGCGGGCGACCTCCACAGCATCCCGCTCCAGGATGCCTCGGATGGTGCTCGTCAGAACAGCCGCAGCTGCGCGCCCGCCACCCGATCGAACGACGTGCCCAGCAGCGGGAGCACCACGTCCGCCGCGGGCGCGAGCTGCTTGTCGACGTAGTGCGCGTGATCGATCGGCGAGACGCGTCGCGACGCGGGCTCGGGCCCGCGCGTCGTGATCACGTACTCGATCTCGTCGCCCTCGAGATCGTCCTCGAGCATGCGCGCTGCGCGCACGTGGGGCGGCGAGCCGCCGTAGTCCTCGATCTCACGGCGCAGTCGGCGTCGATAGACGAGCTCGCGATCGAGCTTCCCCGCGACGAGATCGCCGCGTACCCCGCGCAGCCACTCCTCCCACGGCTGGTCCTCGAACACCCGGCGCAGCAGCTCGCGCTGCACCTCGCGCGCGAGCGGCGTCCAGTCGCTGCGGATCGCCTCGAGCCCGCGGATCACCAGCTCGAGCGCGCCGTCGCCGCGACGCACGAGGCCGGCATAGCGCTTCTTCGAGCCGCGATCGGAGTGCCGCATCGTCGGCATCAGGAAGCGCAGGTAGTGCGACTCGAAGCGCATCTCGAGGAAGCTCTCGAGGCGCAGCTCGCGCGCCAGCGCGTCGCGCCAGTACGCGGTGATCTCGCGCGCGAGGCGGGCGCCTTCGGCGCGGCACTCGGCCTCGGCGAGCGACTCGGGCAAGCGCACGAAGAGCGAGTCGGTGTCGCCGTAGATCACCGGATGCCCGCGCTCCTCGAAGAACGCGCGGCTGCGATCGATGATCTCGTGTCCGCGCCGCGTGATCGACGTCGCGAGGCGCGGATCGAAGAAGCGGCAGCCCGGCGTGCCGAGCACGCCGTAGAACGAGTTCATCAGGATCTTGATCGCGCGCGAGAGCGCCTCGTTCTTCGCGCTCTGCGCGCGCCCGCGCGCCTCCGCGAGGTGCGCGACGATGTCGGGGAGGATCGCGCCTTCGCGCGGGAACGACGCGCCCTCGAAGCCGGGGATCGGATCGTCGCCCGGCGCCCAGAGCCCGAGCGGATCGACGTGGAACGTGCGGATGATGCTGGGGTACAGCGAGCGGAAGTCGAACGAGAGCACGTTGCGGTAGAGCCCCGGCACGCTCTCGAGCACGTGCCCGCCGGGCGAGGGGATCGCGTCGACCTCCACGCCGACGTCGGGCGCGACGTACCCGCGGCGATGCAGGCGCGGCAGGTAGAGATGATCGAACGCCGCGACCGCGCCGCCCTGTCGATCGAGGGGCAGCCCGGTCAGACGTGCGCGCTCGACCGCGAACCCGACGAGGTCGGCGGCGCGGAACACGTCGAGCACGAGCCGCGCGTCCTCGAGGTTGTAGGCCGCGAGCGCGTCGGGATCCTCGGCGTGCATGCGGCGGATCTCGGCGAGCGCGTCGCCTCCCGCGTCGATGCGCTTGCCGCGCCCGACCAGCGCGCGCGCGACGTGATCGAGCGTGTAGCGCTCGAAGGACCACGTCGCGTTCTTCAGGGTCGCGATGCCGTCGAGCACGACACGCCCGGGCACGCGCGCGATCGACACCTGGCTCGCGGTCGCGCCCTCGAGCACGCGCGCACGCTCGCCCGCGCGGCCGATCGCGAAGGGCACACGGAGCACCGCGCAGCGCGCCTGCAGCGCGCGGAGGTCGAACTCCACGACGTTCCACCCGACGATCAGATCGGGATCGGCGCGCCGGATCACGTCGAACGCCGCGTCGAGCAGCGCGCGCTCGTCGTCGTGGAAGGTGATCGCGTCGTGATCGCGATCGCTCTCCCGCGCGCGCCGGATCAGCACGCGCTCGAGGCCCTCGCCCGCGAGCGCGATCGAGAGCACCGGGCCGTCCCACCCGTCGGTCTCGATGTCGAGCGAGAGCGGGCGAAGCTGCGGCGTGACGTCGGCGGCGCGCACCTGCGGATCGCGCACGTGCAGCACGCCGTCCTTGCTGCGCGCGTGGCCGCGCAGCGCGATCCCGCTGGTGACGAAGCGCTCCATCAAGAAGCGATCGGAGGGCTTCACGTCGGACTCGAGCGCGACCTGCAGCCGATTGCGCAGCCGCTCTCGCTCCGCGATCAGCGCGCGCTGCGATCGGAAGTAGACCGCGTCGACGTCGAGCCCCTCGCGCGTGCGCAGCGGCCGAGGATCGCGGCGCCCCGCCTCGGTCGCGACGTCGCGCGGCACGAACAGGACCGCTTCCTGATCACGCAGCGACGCCTTGATCGCGCCGTGCTCCGACGAGACCGCCCAGAGCGTGATCTCGACGCCGCCCGGACCGTCCCGCCACTCTCGCGAGAGGAGGAACGCATCGAGCTCGCGCACGTCCGGCACGAGCGCGTCATAGCGCAATCGACCCGCTCACGCGGAGCCATCCCGGCCGACGAGATCGCGGTGACGAGCAAGCGGGCCTGGAGCGGCCGCGAAGCCGACGAGATCGCGCTGCCGAGCAAGAGCAAGCGGGGCTGGGGCCCCGCGCGCAGCGTTTGGGGAGGCGGCCGCGAAGCCGACGAGATCGCGCTGCCGAGCAAGAGCAAGCGGGGCTGGGGCCCCGCGCGCAGCGTTCGGGGAGGGGGGCCCCGATCCGGCTCTGCCGGTCGGGGGGAGGGGTCTTCCAAGACCCCTTCCGCAATCAACGATGCGTGCCGACGCCGGCGACCTTCGCGCGCACGCGCTCGATCGCGGCCTCGAGCTCACCCGCACCGCCCGAGCCCGCCGAGAGCTGCGGCGCGACCATCACGGCCGCCGATCGAATCGACTCGACGAACTTGAACGGCAGCGCCTTCGGCGAGAGCGACGAGAGCGCGACGCCGACGCCGCGCACGATCGCCGCACGGAAGCCACCACCCTCGGGGACGATGATCGCGTGGTCCATCGAGCTCGTGAGATCACGGTACACGCGCGACATGCCCTTGCGGACCTCGTCGCTCGGCGGCGGCGACGTGCGCTCGATGATCGAGATCGTCGAGACCTTCGCCCCGGCGGGTTGCTCGGCGAGGAAGCTGCGCGCGACACGCTCGAGGCCGGCCAGGTTGTCCATCGTCATCGGGCCCCGCCACACCTGGATCAGCACGCGATCCCAGGTGGCGAGGCAATGATCGGCATCGAGTGTCCTCGTCTGTACTCCGTCGCTCATGGACCTCCCTCACTCACTCTGCTTCCGTCCCCGCCGCGAAGATACACGAGGCGCGGCATCGATGGATCGTTTGCGGCCGCATGGAGCGAACGTGAGTCAGCGACGGAGCGCCATGCGCCCGGTGAACGCGTTGTCGAACAGCCCGAATCGGTTGAACCGCGCGAGCTGCCGTGCCCAGCTCGGACCCTTCGGGTACCGGAGCAGGAATCCACCCGACACGGTGTGACGCTGGCCCCAGTGTGGTCGTCCCTCGAAGCGCGGATCGATCAGCGTGCGCTCGAACGAGCCGAGGATGATCGGCGCGGCATCGGCGGCGGTCGCCGATCCGATCGCGTGCACGTTGACGTTGCCCACCGGGATCGGCGCCTCGATGGTGCAGGTGTCGCGGCCGTATTGCATCGCGAGGTAGTGCGACGACGCGCGAGAGAAGCGGATGCCGAGCGGCGAGACGTGGAAGAAGCCGCGCGAGGCCATCGCGTCGAGGTGCGCGATCGTCGCGTCGATCGCCGCCACGCTGCGGCCCACGTCGACCCCGATCTCGCTCGACGTCGCCGGGATCCAATCGCCCACGCTGGTGCGGAACACGACGTAGCTCTCGCTCTCGATCGTGCGCGTCGCGTCCTCGCGGAAGAGCTCGCGCAGCTTCTGGGTCGCGATGCGCGTCCCGAGCGGGCCCGCGGCGAGCGCGCAGCACACCAGCTCCGACTGCTCCTTCCCTTCGCGCGTGCGCGCCTCGCGGATCCGCGCGTCGCCGCGCGGCGGGAGCTCGGTCAGCGGCACGTGGTGGGGGAGCGCGGGGCGCTTCTCGCGCACCGTCACCTGGCACCAGTGCTCGCCGTCGAGGCGCTCGGGCAGCATCGTCACGTCGAGCCAGGGCGTCGATCGCGCGCGCGACACGAGCGTCGACTTGAGCGACGACCACGGCACGACCTCGCACGTCTCGCGCAGCTGGAACGCGGGCACCACGCGCAGCGTGATCGCGGTGACGATGCCGAAGCACCCGAGCCCGACGACGACGCTGCGGAACACCTCGTCGTCCTGCACGAGCGACATGCGCCCGCGCTGGCTCGAGCCATAGAACCGATCGCGATCGGTGATCCCGTTCGTCGGCTCGATGCGCCAGTGCCGCACCACCGGGCGCCCCGCGTCCTCGACGCCGATCATCTCGATCGACGAGACGAGATCCGCGAGCGGTCCGAAGCCGAGCCCGGTGCCGTGGGTGCCCGTCGCGATCGCGCCGTAGATCGACTGTCCGTCGTAGGAGCCGAGGTTCGGCATCGCGAGACGGCGCTTCGCGAGATCGAGGTTGAGCGCGCGGATCGTCTGTCCCGACGAGACGCGCACGAGCTGCTCGCCGGGTCGCACCCGCGGCTCGACCAGCGCGAGATCGCCCTTCAGCCACGTCTTCCAGTCGGCGTCGTCGAGCGCGAGGTGCTCGAGCGAGAGGAGGATCGCGTCCGAAGGCGGACGCGCGACGTCGGAGGTCGAGTGGCCCGAGCCCACGGCGCGGATGCGACGGTTCGTCCTGACCGCCTCCTCGACCGCCTCGAACACCGCGTCGACCTTCGCGGGCCGCCGCACCTCGCATGCGACGCGTTGCTGTCCGAGCCAGTCGCTCCACTCCCCATCGCTCACCGGCATGCGCTCCTCCGAGGCGCGCGAAGGTACCTCATCCGTGTGCGCACGCGCGCATCGCCGCGCGCGCGCGGCGCGCTATCGTCGCGCCCGATGTGCCGTCCCCCAGCGCGCCCCGCGCGCTCGTTGCTCGTCCTCGCTCTCTTCGTCGCAGCCTCCGGATGTGTGCGCGGACCCGCAGCGCGCGGGAACGACTGGCACACGATCACCACCGCGCACGTGCGGCTGACGTCGGACGCGAACGTCGAACGCGCGGTCGAGCACGCCTGGCTTCTCGAGGACTTCCACCTCGCGCTCGCGCATTGGTTTCCCGACTGTGCGCGCGGCGACGACACGACCGAGGTGGTCATCCTCGCGCGCGACGGCGAGTACGACGAGATCGCCCCGCGCGAGTCCCTGGGCTTCTTCGCGGACGGCTCGTACGACTCGCCCTACGCCGTTCCCGCCCGCGTCGTGATCTCGGCTCCGGCGGCCCGCGAGAACAGCCTCCCCGATCTCTTCGTCCACGAGCTGACGCATCGCTTCGTCGCGACGTGTTACCCGGAGGCGCCGCCCTGGCTGCACGAAGGGCTCGCGGAATTCTTCGAGACGATGCGCGTCGAGGACGACTCGATCGTCCTCGGCACCGCGCGCTTCCGCATCCGCGACGTGCAGCACACGTTCATGTTCCGATCGCACGGGCGCACCTACGCCGACGTCCCTCCGGAGCGCGTGCCCAGCGCGACCGAGCTCGTCGCGATGACGCCGAGCGCGTTCTACGACCCGACCGGGCACGGCACGGGCGACGGCTCGCGGTTCGGCAACTACGTCGGCGCGTGGGCGCTCGTGCACATGATGCGGCTGGGCACGGATCTCGAGCTGCGCGCGCGCTTCCGCGAGTACCTCGGCGCGCTGGAGCTCGGCCTCGTGGACGAGCGCGAGGCGTTCGCGCGCGCGTTCGAGGACTTCCCGTTGGACATCATGCTCGAGGGCCACATGTGGGCCACCGATCGCACGGTGCTCCGCGCGCCCTACCGGCCGCCGGTGATCGCTCGGCCCGTCGTCGAGCCGCTCTCGCCGGGCGCGGCGCACGTCACGTGGGCGACGCTGCTGCTGAGGTCGGGCCGTGCGGACGCGCAGGAGCGCGCGCGCGTGCACATCGCGGAGGCGGCGCGCGATCCCCGGGCCCGCGCCGATGCGCTGCTGCTGCGCGCGACGCTCGCCGAGGGCACGGCGAGGGAGCGTGCGATCCGCGAAGCGGAGCTCATCGCGCCCGGCACGGCGCGGGTTCTGCGGGCACGCGGCTTCCTCGCGCTCGCGCAGAACGACGTCGAGAGCGCGCGTGCGATCTCGACCGCGCTCTCGGGGCGCAGCGATCTCGGGGTCGCGGAGCGCATCGTGATCGCGCAGCTCCTCCACGCGAGCGGCGATCTGCAGGGCGCCGCCGCGAACGCGTCCATCGCGGTGCAGCACGCGGCGAGCACGTGGGAAGCGCAGTACGTGCTCGGCCGCGTCCTCGCGGATCTCGGTCAGGCTCGTGAAGCACGCCGCGCATTGCTGATCGTGCTGCGCCTCGTCGGCGACGGCCGAACCGAGCTCACCCGTGAAGTGCGCGCGCTGCTCGACGAGCTCTAGCGGCCCTCCACCGCGAGCCCTGCGCGCGCCGTGCTCGGCGCGAGCGTCTCGATCGTGATCTGCGCGATCGCCTCGGGGATGCTGCGCAGCTCGAGCACGACGTAGTAGGTGCCCGCGGGCAGATCGGGGAAGACCTGCACGCGATCGTCGAAGGGCTCGAGCACCACGCATCCGAGCGCCGAGCTCGTGTCGCCGCACGCGCTGCGTACCGAGAGCCCGAGCCGCGCGTGACCGTCGAGCGTCACCCGGAGATCTCGACGAGCACCGGTGGTGATCGCGTACACGAGCTCGGGCCAGTCGTCGTCGCCGCAGCCGAGCGCGAGGTCGTCCTTCGTGTCGATGAAGTCCGCGGTGAACGTCCCGCCCCCGCCCACGTCGAGCGCGGTCGCGCACGCCTCGTTCGTCGGCGGATCGGTCGCCGGCGAGAACGTCACGTCGAGCGTGAGCTGATCGGTCGAGCCCGAGCCGAAGTTCCGCTCGGCGCCCGCGAGCACGTAATAGGTGCCCGCTTCCAGCGCGCGATACCGCATCGTCGCGGGGAAGCCGGTCACGTCGTCGATCTCGGTCGTCGCGTCGTCGCAGCCGCGCCGCAGCGCGACCTCGGTGTAGGCCCAGTCGTCACCGGGATCGGCCGCGATGATCTCGACGTCGCGCTCCTCGCCGATCGTGAAGCGCGCGACGAAGTCGCGGCACTCGACGATGCCGCAGCCGAGGTAGTCGCCGCGCAGCTCGCGCGCCTCGACCGCGAAGGTTCCACCCGCCGAGACGTCGAGCGGATCGGCGCACGTGTCGTGCGGCGCGGTCGCGCACACGTCCTCGTCGACGTCTCCGTCGCAGTCGTCGTCGCGGCGGTTCCCGCAGCGCTCCTCGGTGCCCGACGACACCGTGGGATCCGAGTCGTCGCAGTCGTTGCCCCCGTCGCAGAACATGTCGACGTCGCCGTCGTCGTCGAGATCGCGCGCAGCGTGCGTGCAGCTCGCTGCGCTCTCGTCGCAGCGATCGACGGTGCAGACATCGCCGTCGTCGCAGCTCTCGCGCCGCCCTTCGATGCAGCCGTCGACCGGATCGCAGCGCTCCGCTCCGTCGCAGAACACGTCGTCGGCGCACGATGCGTGGTCGAGGTGCCAGCGGCAGAGCCCCTCGGCACAGATCTCGACGCTGCACGCGACGCCGTCGTCGCAGTCGGAGTCGACCGTGCACTCGCGGGGACCGGCGTCGACCGGGGGCCCGCCGTCGCCGGTTCCTCCGTCGGAGGTCGCGAGCGGACGTGACGAGCACGCGGCGAGCAGCACGAGCGCGGCGAGCGACCAGAGACCTCTCATGCATGCTTATTGGCCGGACCCCGCCGGACCCGTGACGGCACCCGATGGAACCCGCACGGCGAGCGCCGTACGCTTGACGAATGGCCTCGCCCGCGCCGCGCATCACGCCCGAGGAGTACTTCGCCCTCGACTCCGGGTCGGAGCGCAAGACCGAGTACTACGATGGCGTCGCGGTCGCGATGGCGGGCGCGTCCCCGCGCCACAACCAGATCGCGCTGAACGTCGCGTCTGCCCTGCGCACCCAGCTCGCCCCGCGCGGCTGCTTCGTGGCCGCGGCCGATCAGCGCGTCCGCCTCGCGACCACCCGCGCCTGGGTCTACCCCGACGTCGTCGTCTCCTGCGCTCCGCGCTTCGAGCCCCCGCGCCCGCAGACGCTGCTCAACCCCGAGCTCGTCGTCGAGGTGCTCTCGGAGTCGACCGAGGCCCACGACCTCACCGCGAAGCTCGCGCATTACCGCGCGACCGAGCCGATCGCCGAGATCGTGTTCGTCCATCCGCGCGAGCGGCTCGTCGAGCACCACCGTCGTGTCGATGGCTCGCGCTGGCTCGTGTCGCTCGTGCGCGAAGGTGTCGTCGAGCTCCCCGGCACCGCGACCACGCTGGCGATCGCCGACGTGTACGCCGGCGCCGACACGCTGCCCGACGACGAGGACTGATCGGGTCCGCGTCGAGAAATCGAAATCCGACCGCAGAGATCACAGAGGGCCGCCGAGAGAACGACGTACGGTCGAATCTCTCTGCGGCCCTCCCGTGGCCCTCTGCGGTGGATCCTCGCTCGCGGCCCTCAGGCCACCGCGCCGAGCCCTGCGCCCTGCGCGGCGACCTTGTGCTGCCCGGGCGCGACCGCGTTCTCGCCGTGGAACGTCTTGCCCGTCTTCGCCATGTCGACGAGCACCGGCGCCGGCGCGAACCGATTGCCCAGCCGATCGCGGAAGCGCTCGAGCCGGCGCACGATCTCCTTCGCGCCCACCGTGTCGACGTAGCGGAACGGCCCACCACGGAAGGGCGGGAAGCCGAGCCCGAAGATCGCGCCGATGTCTCCGTCGCGCGCGCTGCGGAGGATGCCCTCGCCGTAGCAGAGGCACGCCTCGTTCACGAACTGCAGCGCGCAGCGCTGCGCGATCTCGTCCTTCGGCAGCTTCTTGCCGGGGGTGAGACCGAGCACGCCGTACACCGTCTCGTCGACCTGCTTCTTCCCCTTCTTCTTCTTGTCGCCGTAGAGGTAGAAGCCGCGCCCGTTCTTGCGACCGAAGCGCTTGTCCGCGAGCAGCTTCTCGAAGCCCGCCGGCGGCTTCATGCGATCGCCGAACGCGGCGTGCATGATGTGCCCGACCTTCTCGCCGACGTCGATGCCGACCTCGTCGAGCAGCGTGATCGGACCGACGGGGAACCCGAAGTCCATCAGCGCGTCGTCGATGTCCTCGACCTTCACGCCCTCGGCGAGGATGAACGCGGCCTCGTTCATCATCGGCCCGAGGATGCGCGACGTGTAGAAGCCGACGCCGTCGTTCACCACGATGACGGTCTTGCCCTGCTTCTTGCCGATCTCGACGCACGTCGCGGTCACCCACGGCGCGGTCTTCGGCGTCACGATGATCTCGAGCAGCGGCATCTTCTCGACCGGCGAGAAGTAGTGCATGCCGATCACGGTCTCGGGGTGCGTGCTCGCCTTCGCGATCTCGCCGATCGGGATCGACGACGTGT is a window encoding:
- a CDS encoding MopE-related protein, which encodes MRGLWSLAALVLLAACSSRPLATSDGGTGDGGPPVDAGPRECTVDSDCDDGVACSVEICAEGLCRWHLDHASCADDVFCDGAERCDPVDGCIEGRRESCDDGDVCTVDRCDESAASCTHAARDLDDDGDVDMFCDGGNDCDDSDPTVSSGTEERCGNRRDDDCDGDVDEDVCATAPHDTCADPLDVSAGGTFAVEARELRGDYLGCGIVECRDFVARFTIGEERDVEIIAADPGDDWAYTEVALRRGCDDATTEIDDVTGFPATMRYRALEAGTYYVLAGAERNFGSGSTDQLTLDVTFSPATDPPTNEACATALDVGGGGTFTADFIDTKDDLALGCGDDDWPELVYAITTGARRDLRVTLDGHARLGLSVRSACGDTSSALGCVVLEPFDDRVQVFPDLPAGTYYVVLELRSIPEAIAQITIETLAPSTARAGLAVEGR
- a CDS encoding FAD-binding protein — translated: MSDGEWSDWLGQQRVACEVRRPAKVDAVFEAVEEAVRTNRRIRAVGSGHSTSDVARPPSDAILLSLEHLALDDADWKTWLKGDLALVEPRVRPGEQLVRVSSGQTIRALNLDLAKRRLAMPNLGSYDGQSIYGAIATGTHGTGLGFGPLADLVSSIEMIGVEDAGRPVVRHWRIEPTNGITDRDRFYGSSQRGRMSLVQDDEVFRSVVVGLGCFGIVTAITLRVVPAFQLRETCEVVPWSSLKSTLVSRARSTPWLDVTMLPERLDGEHWCQVTVREKRPALPHHVPLTELPPRGDARIREARTREGKEQSELVCCALAAGPLGTRIATQKLRELFREDATRTIESESYVVFRTSVGDWIPATSSEIGVDVGRSVAAIDATIAHLDAMASRGFFHVSPLGIRFSRASSHYLAMQYGRDTCTIEAPIPVGNVNVHAIGSATAADAAPIILGSFERTLIDPRFEGRPHWGQRHTVSGGFLLRYPKGPSWARQLARFNRFGLFDNAFTGRMALRR
- a CDS encoding DNA polymerase II, which encodes MPDVRELDAFLLSREWRDGPGGVEITLWAVSSEHGAIKASLRDQEAVLFVPRDVATEAGRRDPRPLRTREGLDVDAVYFRSQRALIAERERLRNRLQVALESDVKPSDRFLMERFVTSGIALRGHARSKDGVLHVRDPQVRAADVTPQLRPLSLDIETDGWDGPVLSIALAGEGLERVLIRRARESDRDHDAITFHDDERALLDAAFDVIRRADPDLIVGWNVVEFDLRALQARCAVLRVPFAIGRAGERARVLEGATASQVSIARVPGRVVLDGIATLKNATWSFERYTLDHVARALVGRGKRIDAGGDALAEIRRMHAEDPDALAAYNLEDARLVLDVFRAADLVGFAVERARLTGLPLDRQGGAVAAFDHLYLPRLHRRGYVAPDVGVEVDAIPSPGGHVLESVPGLYRNVLSFDFRSLYPSIIRTFHVDPLGLWAPGDDPIPGFEGASFPREGAILPDIVAHLAEARGRAQSAKNEALSRAIKILMNSFYGVLGTPGCRFFDPRLATSITRRGHEIIDRSRAFFEERGHPVIYGDTDSLFVRLPESLAEAECRAEGARLAREITAYWRDALARELRLESFLEMRFESHYLRFLMPTMRHSDRGSKKRYAGLVRRGDGALELVIRGLEAIRSDWTPLAREVQRELLRRVFEDQPWEEWLRGVRGDLVAGKLDRELVYRRRLRREIEDYGGSPPHVRAARMLEDDLEGDEIEYVITTRGPEPASRRVSPIDHAHYVDKQLAPAADVVLPLLGTSFDRVAGAQLRLF
- a CDS encoding Uma2 family endonuclease, with product MASPAPRITPEEYFALDSGSERKTEYYDGVAVAMAGASPRHNQIALNVASALRTQLAPRGCFVAAADQRVRLATTRAWVYPDVVVSCAPRFEPPRPQTLLNPELVVEVLSESTEAHDLTAKLAHYRATEPIAEIVFVHPRERLVEHHRRVDGSRWLVSLVREGVVELPGTATTLAIADVYAGADTLPDDED
- a CDS encoding CPBP family intramembrane glutamic endopeptidase, which translates into the protein MLPPTTFYFGIAFLLTWLSLLPPSLAALGVLPGAPETYMAAAPLAVFSPAIAAILAARREGGWAAVRTMLRGLGAWRVGPMWLVLALGLPGLVYVAGRAVYALVPGSGGGPWVYLPERPEHFGAILFVPICEEIGWRGYALPRLIARHGARRATAILGVLWGVWHLPMFVSVGMTMTQVLVGIVLIIVGNVVYTWFYRRTGGSLLVAVLLHLGSHLDNPNHALPEDSTPLFILTASWAVLAIVLLALDRRAFEGKTVAIA